The following coding sequences lie in one Candidatus Neomarinimicrobiota bacterium genomic window:
- a CDS encoding Hpt domain-containing protein, giving the protein MSKNDLVSLLERLGEKIVLTDVSDLPVLGEILNDLDKVEKLSSDLKNKQINDHVEWLKATIEKIIVGETDSPAEVFNEVSKRFSDLQTLINSIVRDSERGKNKRKEVFEYNEVVDKSIFEEFITSLEGNLQEIENLILDYENTGKQEDLNQLKRIIHTIKGESGLVGVDDLNKVCHALEDFLSDNEDIDVDILYRVKDWCEEVVEYYSGQRDAYTHVKEIIGLLEPGDKKERKVKKKKKRKKEKRKKEEIVNEEKSEPILIEEPEEEPEEEFEVVEPYSVDVELLPDFINEANEHIENADLNLLTIENDPSNAEALNAVFRSFHTIKGVAGFIGLKEIQELSHRAENLLDKARNGKVVLEGENIDLVFRAVDKLKEMIKDLEEVTKTGVVKPQGREFYQLIKDIENLIRLVDEGIIEVEERVEEKKPVLGQKKVKEEQPKDRDEETATVVEEPAQDEKSKDDQHIAPDVSPEVEKADVEVQKVKLKEIIKIDADRLDRLVDTIGELVIAESMVTQAPEVKSIESPRLAKYVSQLDKITRELQELGTSLRMIPIKSTFQKMARLVRDLSKKAGKKIEFVTYGEDTELDKSVVDKIGDPLVHMIRNSIDHGIEDNPEERIKRGKPEYGKIELRAYHRGGNIIIEVSDDGKGLDRDKILRKAIERGLVKEDKELSDNEVWNLIFSPGFSTADVVTDVSGRGVGLDVVKRNIESIRGRIDVYTKSGEGTTFRLILPLTLAIIDGMVIKVGSERYIIPTLSVVTTFRPRNNDISTLMKKGEIISFHGELLPLIRLYKLFDIENAKEDPYNALVVVVESENIKVGILADDLIGQQQVVIKPLGTLLKKVPGISGGAIMPDGRVGLIIDVAGLIRLSRESNVIEKVIGR; this is encoded by the coding sequence ATGAGTAAAAATGATTTAGTTAGCCTATTGGAAAGGCTTGGAGAAAAAATTGTTCTTACCGATGTTTCAGATCTGCCTGTTCTTGGTGAAATTTTAAATGATCTGGATAAGGTTGAAAAACTGAGCTCTGATTTAAAAAATAAACAAATTAATGATCATGTTGAGTGGCTTAAAGCTACTATTGAGAAGATAATAGTTGGGGAAACAGATAGTCCTGCAGAGGTTTTTAATGAAGTCTCAAAAAGATTTTCAGATCTGCAAACTCTTATAAATTCAATTGTTCGTGATAGTGAAAGAGGTAAAAATAAAAGGAAAGAAGTATTCGAATATAATGAAGTGGTTGATAAAAGCATATTTGAGGAGTTTATCACATCTCTTGAAGGTAATCTTCAGGAAATCGAAAATTTAATTCTTGATTATGAAAATACTGGTAAACAGGAAGATCTAAATCAATTAAAGAGAATAATTCATACAATAAAAGGTGAATCGGGGCTTGTAGGAGTAGATGATCTGAATAAAGTCTGTCATGCACTGGAGGATTTTTTATCGGATAATGAAGATATTGATGTTGATATTTTATATAGGGTCAAAGACTGGTGTGAAGAGGTTGTTGAATATTATTCAGGGCAGAGAGATGCTTACACTCATGTCAAAGAGATAATAGGTTTATTGGAACCTGGAGATAAAAAAGAAAGGAAGGTGAAAAAGAAGAAAAAAAGGAAGAAGGAAAAGAGAAAAAAGGAAGAAATTGTAAATGAGGAAAAATCGGAACCGATACTGATTGAAGAACCAGAGGAAGAACCAGAGGAAGAATTCGAAGTCGTAGAGCCTTACAGTGTAGATGTAGAGTTGTTACCTGATTTTATTAACGAAGCAAATGAGCATATTGAAAATGCTGATTTGAATCTTTTGACAATTGAGAATGACCCTTCGAACGCTGAAGCATTAAATGCTGTATTTCGATCTTTTCATACAATTAAAGGAGTTGCAGGCTTTATCGGGTTAAAAGAAATACAAGAGTTGTCCCATAGAGCTGAGAATCTTCTGGATAAAGCCAGAAACGGTAAAGTAGTATTGGAAGGGGAAAATATTGATTTGGTTTTTAGAGCTGTCGATAAGTTGAAAGAAATGATAAAGGATCTTGAAGAGGTTACAAAAACAGGAGTAGTTAAGCCTCAAGGGCGAGAATTCTATCAACTTATAAAAGATATAGAAAATTTAATCAGGCTTGTTGATGAAGGTATTATAGAAGTGGAGGAAAGGGTAGAAGAAAAGAAACCAGTTTTGGGACAAAAGAAAGTTAAAGAAGAACAGCCTAAGGATAGGGATGAAGAGACTGCCACTGTCGTTGAAGAGCCGGCCCAGGATGAAAAAAGCAAAGATGATCAACATATAGCACCTGATGTCAGCCCTGAAGTGGAAAAAGCTGATGTTGAGGTACAAAAAGTAAAGCTGAAAGAGATTATAAAAATCGATGCTGATAGACTTGATAGGTTAGTAGATACAATAGGTGAGTTGGTTATTGCTGAATCAATGGTTACTCAAGCACCTGAAGTAAAAAGTATTGAATCACCAAGGCTTGCAAAATATGTTTCGCAACTTGATAAAATCACACGGGAATTACAGGAGCTCGGTACTTCATTAAGAATGATCCCGATAAAATCTACTTTTCAAAAAATGGCAAGATTGGTACGTGATTTATCCAAGAAAGCGGGGAAGAAGATTGAATTTGTAACCTATGGTGAGGACACAGAACTTGATAAATCGGTTGTTGACAAAATTGGTGACCCTCTTGTTCATATGATAAGAAATTCAATTGATCACGGTATAGAAGATAATCCTGAGGAACGTATAAAAAGGGGCAAACCAGAGTATGGAAAAATTGAACTCAGAGCTTACCACAGAGGTGGCAATATCATAATAGAAGTTTCAGATGATGGTAAGGGACTTGATAGAGACAAAATATTAAGAAAAGCTATTGAAAGGGGACTTGTTAAGGAAGATAAAGAATTATCCGATAATGAAGTATGGAATTTGATCTTTTCCCCAGGTTTTTCTACTGCTGATGTTGTAACAGACGTATCTGGAAGGGGTGTAGGTCTGGACGTGGTTAAGAGAAATATTGAGTCAATAAGAGGCAGGATTGATGTTTATACTAAGTCTGGTGAAGGTACGACTTTTCGGTTAATTTTACCCCTTACACTAGCGATTATTGATGGAATGGTAATTAAAGTTGGAAGTGAGCGGTATATCATACCGACACTTTCGGTTGTTACTACTTTTCGTCCAAGAAATAATGATATAAGTACATTAATGAAAAAAGGCGAGATTATCTCTTTTCATGGAGAGCTTTTACCTCTTATCAGGCTTTATAAGCTCTTTGATATTGAAAATGCCAAGGAAGACCCCTACAATGCTCTTGTTGTTGTAGTCGAATCAGAGAATATAAAAGTTGGCATTCTTGCTGATGATTTAATTGGTCAGCAACAGGTAGTGATAAAACCGCTTGGTACTTTGTTAAAAAAAGTCCCTGGCATTTCTGGTGGTGCTATTATGCCAGATGGTCGAGTTGGGCTTATAATTGATGTTGCAGGACTTATAAGATTATCGAGAGAGTCAAATGTAATTGAAAAGGTGATTGGGAGGTAA
- a CDS encoding PAS domain S-box protein, with amino-acid sequence MKAKSKEEAVLITDHNYEIIGWDKYAKQLYGYSEDEIIGNKIFKIIPTEYQKTFLNILKNAYYSEVTDEVEGLRVNKKGEIFYVNSLIKPLKDEETGEITFAIYETDVTNRVNARTKILESEEKYRKLIENLCDGILLLDNKFNIALANPAFQELMEIKSLNLHNVPLENIIEKEVFKKIVDYAKELNKKNVVRFETNLRIGNNIKTVDITIIPVKSIKNQLITGFILIFRDITSNKKVEEELIKAARLETTEKIAGGIAHDFNNILTIILGNISLLKISSDVTDKILKRIEKIEKASLRARELTQKLMTFTRSGEPIKKITSVKKAIIESVSLTSAGTSITIDVDIQKDLWGAEIDEEQIIYVLNNLLVNAQQAMMSGGKVLVKAENFLLKEKNDKLFELQPGKYIKITVKDNGPGIPSDILDHIFEPYFTTKDKKHGLGLSTSYIIVKRHNGTIKVESEHGKGTAFYIYLPSIGKYIESEEEKPDHFYKGEGKILIMDDEEEIREMAGIMLQNIGYKVDFAADGEEAIRKYKKQMMLEKKFDAVILDLTVPGGMGGKETITELLKIDPDVKAIVSSGYSNDPIMTKYKQHGFSGVVRKPYRPLELGKVIKKIISKK; translated from the coding sequence ATGAAAGCAAAAAGTAAAGAAGAAGCAGTATTAATAACGGATCATAATTATGAAATAATCGGATGGGATAAATACGCAAAGCAACTGTATGGTTATTCTGAAGACGAGATTATTGGTAATAAAATTTTCAAAATAATTCCAACAGAATACCAAAAGACCTTTTTAAATATTCTTAAAAATGCCTATTATAGCGAAGTGACAGATGAAGTCGAAGGACTTCGAGTAAACAAAAAAGGTGAAATATTTTATGTAAACTCTCTGATAAAACCATTGAAAGATGAAGAAACCGGGGAAATTACTTTTGCGATTTACGAAACCGATGTTACAAATAGAGTCAATGCACGAACGAAAATATTAGAGAGTGAAGAAAAATACCGCAAACTGATAGAAAATTTATGCGACGGCATATTACTGCTTGACAATAAATTTAACATAGCTCTTGCAAATCCTGCATTTCAAGAGCTAATGGAAATAAAATCTTTGAATTTACACAATGTTCCCTTAGAAAATATTATTGAGAAAGAAGTTTTTAAAAAGATAGTTGATTATGCAAAAGAGTTAAATAAAAAAAACGTGGTAAGATTCGAAACTAACCTAAGGATAGGTAATAATATTAAAACTGTAGATATAACAATAATACCGGTTAAATCGATAAAAAACCAATTAATAACTGGTTTCATACTTATATTCAGAGACATTACGTCAAACAAAAAAGTCGAAGAGGAATTAATAAAAGCCGCAAGGTTGGAAACAACCGAGAAAATCGCTGGGGGTATTGCCCATGATTTTAACAATATTTTAACGATAATACTTGGTAACATTTCATTATTGAAAATTTCATCAGATGTAACAGATAAGATACTAAAAAGAATTGAAAAAATAGAAAAAGCATCTCTACGGGCACGTGAATTAACTCAAAAACTGATGACTTTCACAAGGAGTGGCGAACCAATTAAAAAGATTACATCTGTTAAAAAAGCTATAATTGAGAGTGTAAGCCTCACTTCAGCAGGAACAAGCATCACGATAGATGTAGATATTCAAAAAGACTTATGGGGAGCAGAAATTGACGAAGAACAAATCATTTATGTATTAAACAATCTACTAGTAAATGCCCAGCAAGCTATGATGTCTGGAGGCAAGGTTCTCGTAAAAGCAGAAAATTTTCTTTTAAAAGAAAAAAATGATAAACTATTTGAATTACAACCAGGCAAATATATAAAAATCACTGTAAAAGATAATGGCCCAGGTATCCCCTCGGACATCTTAGACCACATATTTGAACCTTATTTTACGACAAAGGACAAAAAACATGGACTTGGACTCAGTACTTCCTACATAATAGTAAAAAGACACAATGGCACAATTAAAGTTGAATCTGAACATGGCAAAGGTACAGCATTTTACATATACTTGCCATCAATAGGAAAATATATAGAATCCGAGGAAGAAAAACCAGACCACTTTTATAAAGGAGAGGGTAAAATTTTAATCATGGATGATGAAGAAGAAATAAGAGAAATGGCTGGAATTATGCTTCAGAACATAGGTTATAAAGTTGATTTTGCCGCCGATGGTGAGGAGGCAATAAGAAAATACAAAAAACAGATGATGTTGGAGAAAAAGTTTGATGCAGTTATACTTGATCTTACTGTACCGGGCGGTATGGGTGGAAAAGAAACAATAACCGAATTGTTAAAAATAGACCCTGATGTGAAAGCAATAGTATCAAGTGGCTATTCGAATGATCCCATTATGACGAAATACAAGCAACATGGATTTTCTGGCGTTGTTAGAAAGCCCTACAGACCACTTGAGCTAGGTAAAGTCATAAAAAAAATAATAAGTAAAAAATAG
- a CDS encoding YjbH domain-containing protein, with translation MKKILNLVYLILFLIVTRTLCQYNDVYPQPVNLITNPTAGTIPRGSYLIETRLFKSGGITAGIYVGLTTRFMFGISYGGNNIIGDSSVNLYEQPGIELKYRVIEEKQNVPAILIGFTSQGYGKYDRTLDRYETKAKGFYIVASKNYRFLGNTGFHFGINYNNLEIKDNDKDPSFFCGIDKEINPELTLMVEYDAALNDNETNEINFGKGKGYLNAGIRWTFVQKFHLELDFNNILLNRRNVEYFSREIKITFIEFF, from the coding sequence ATGAAAAAAATTTTAAATCTAGTCTACCTTATTTTGTTTCTAATTGTCACAAGAACCTTGTGTCAATATAATGATGTATATCCCCAACCGGTAAATCTAATTACAAATCCCACAGCTGGTACTATACCGCGTGGTTCATACCTAATAGAAACAAGATTATTTAAATCAGGGGGCATAACAGCAGGAATCTACGTTGGATTAACTACAAGGTTCATGTTTGGAATTTCATATGGTGGAAACAATATAATTGGCGATAGCTCAGTTAATCTATATGAGCAACCTGGAATAGAACTAAAATATAGAGTTATAGAAGAAAAACAAAACGTTCCGGCAATACTTATAGGATTTACTTCTCAAGGATACGGAAAATACGACAGAACATTGGACAGATATGAGACAAAGGCAAAGGGGTTTTATATAGTTGCAAGTAAAAATTATCGATTTCTTGGCAATACGGGGTTCCACTTTGGTATAAATTATAACAATTTAGAAATAAAAGATAATGATAAAGACCCATCTTTCTTCTGTGGAATTGATAAAGAAATTAATCCAGAGTTAACTCTCATGGTAGAATACGATGCAGCTCTAAACGACAATGAAACCAATGAAATTAATTTTGGAAAGGGAAAAGGATATCTAAATGCTGGGATAAGATGGACTTTTGTACAAAAATTTCACTTGGAATTGGACTTTAATAACATTTTACTCAACAGAAGAAATGTCGAGTATTTTTCAAGAGAAATTAAAATCACATTCATTGAATTTTTCTAA
- a CDS encoding tetratricopeptide repeat protein: MKTKKILTVPTLIFLLSILVFATSDNLKEIISKADYLDDQKLYQEELKILKKAHDSYKDSPEILWRLARAHFNIADQNSDDLDLQKENLYPGFEYAKKCIEIDKNSAGGHKYYAILIGRIGEIEGTKQKITNSYAVKEHALIAIKLDPTDDANYHLMGRWHYALSDLSWIERQIATVVYGKLPKASFEEAEFFFKKAHELAPDDPRHLLWLGKTQLKLGKKEEAKKAFEMITKIKPKSDSEKRSIKEASELLKKIR, translated from the coding sequence ATGAAAACTAAAAAGATTTTAACCGTACCAACACTTATATTTTTACTTTCCATACTGGTTTTTGCTACTAGTGATAACCTAAAAGAAATTATTTCAAAAGCCGATTACCTTGATGATCAAAAGCTTTATCAAGAAGAGTTAAAAATATTAAAAAAAGCACATGACTCCTACAAGGACTCCCCTGAAATACTCTGGCGATTAGCAAGGGCACATTTTAACATAGCAGATCAAAATTCCGATGATTTAGATCTACAAAAGGAAAATCTCTATCCAGGCTTTGAATACGCCAAAAAATGTATCGAAATTGATAAGAATTCCGCTGGTGGGCACAAGTATTATGCAATACTAATTGGCAGAATTGGTGAAATTGAAGGTACAAAACAAAAAATCACAAACTCCTACGCAGTCAAAGAGCATGCTCTAATCGCTATTAAACTCGATCCCACTGACGATGCCAACTATCATCTCATGGGGAGGTGGCACTACGCTCTTTCAGATCTGAGCTGGATTGAAAGGCAGATTGCTACTGTTGTATATGGGAAACTTCCAAAGGCAAGCTTTGAGGAAGCTGAATTCTTCTTCAAAAAGGCACACGAACTTGCCCCGGATGATCCAAGACACCTTCTATGGCTTGGTAAGACTCAGTTAAAACTTGGTAAAAAAGAGGAAGCAAAAAAAGCTTTTGAAATGATAACGAAAATAAAACCAAAATCGGACTCAGAAAAAAGGAGCATAAAAGAAGCAAGTGAGTTATTAAAAAAGATAAGATAA
- a CDS encoding metal-dependent transcriptional regulator yields the protein MNISSSLQDYLKFIYEISQQKKYARIKDIARLKKVSMPSATEAMRKLSKLGLIQYHAYEFIQLTEKGENMAHYMFSLQNFLVKFLKEILGIDKEKAESEACKLEHCLESETLERLVLLYQYIISCPKTDKSFIKGFKECIASTVIGSSVSDFCKDCFVKTKFPHYIKNGKLKHILLKDMKPGEHGNIIMIGPDSNIRKKILKKGIFPANKVEMVHVDNKKDLFCINIEGYQTSISKVEATNMEVEIEKET from the coding sequence ATGAACATTTCAAGCTCACTACAAGATTACCTAAAATTTATATATGAAATATCTCAACAAAAAAAATATGCACGGATTAAAGACATAGCTCGACTGAAAAAGGTTAGTATGCCCTCTGCAACCGAAGCTATGAGAAAACTATCAAAACTCGGACTGATACAATACCATGCCTATGAATTTATTCAACTCACAGAAAAGGGTGAAAACATGGCTCATTACATGTTTAGTCTTCAAAATTTTCTGGTGAAATTTTTAAAAGAAATCTTGGGTATCGATAAAGAAAAGGCAGAGAGCGAAGCATGCAAGCTAGAACACTGCCTAGAATCTGAAACTCTCGAAAGGCTTGTCCTTCTTTATCAATACATAATATCATGTCCTAAAACCGATAAATCATTTATCAAAGGATTCAAAGAATGCATAGCTTCCACTGTAATCGGATCCAGTGTCTCTGATTTCTGCAAGGATTGTTTTGTAAAAACCAAATTCCCACATTACATAAAAAATGGCAAACTGAAACATATACTTTTAAAAGACATGAAACCGGGAGAACATGGGAATATTATAATGATTGGTCCGGACTCCAATATTAGAAAAAAGATACTTAAAAAAGGCATATTCCCAGCTAACAAAGTTGAAATGGTACATGTGGATAACAAGAAAGACCTATTTTGCATAAATATAGAGGGATACCAGACTTCAATATCTAAAGTCGAAGCAACAAATATGGAGGTAGAAATTGAAAAAGAAACTTAA
- a CDS encoding ferrous iron transport protein A has product MHKIVPLTELKDNEYGRVVDVIGGHGLVRNLEAMGIFPGVKIKAKSRQFKAGPIVISIGNTQIAIGYGMARKILVEPIKEG; this is encoded by the coding sequence ATGCATAAAATAGTTCCTTTAACAGAATTAAAAGATAATGAATATGGAAGGGTTGTGGATGTTATAGGAGGTCATGGGCTTGTAAGGAATCTTGAAGCAATGGGAATCTTCCCGGGAGTAAAGATTAAAGCTAAATCTCGACAATTCAAAGCAGGCCCTATCGTTATTTCCATTGGTAATACTCAGATAGCAATTGGATATGGTATGGCAAGAAAAATATTAGTAGAACCAATTAAAGAAGGATAA
- a CDS encoding ferrous iron transporter B: MKRILLMGNPNVGKSAIFSRLTGIHVVTSNYSGTTVEFTEGNIKINGTMAKVIDVPGVYTLEPTTKAEEVALKILEDTIRDFKDKFIVINVVDATNLERNLNLTLQLINKDVPMVVALNFWDETKHKGIEIDVKKLEEKISIPIIPTCAISGEGIKRLVDKLKEAKVSNIKVKEENKWEIIGRIINDVQKLYHHHHTFLERFSEITIRPATGIPFAILTLAVTFGLIRFIGEGLIRLIFDPLFENIWAPIIMKLSGLIGSSGFIHDILIGQLIDGNIDFSESFGLLTTGLYVPIAAVLPYVFAFYLALSLLEDSGYLPRLAVLVDRGMHRVGLHGYGIIPTILGFGCNVPGALSTRVLQSKRERFLAATLMAIAVPCAAQTAMIIGLVGKYGIVGIGGVFLTLFLVWLSLGTILKRLLKGPAPELFIEIPPYRLPYFKATLKKVWMRILYFIKEALPWVLFGVFIANLLYISGIVNFLGKIVRPVITGMFGLPKETVTALIVGFLRKDVAVGMLLPLNLNLKQSIIASVILTMYFPCVATFTVLLKEFGIKGMIKATLIMIVSTFITGSLLHLIL; this comes from the coding sequence ATAAAAAGAATTTTGCTGATGGGAAATCCAAATGTTGGAAAAAGTGCTATATTCTCGAGGTTAACAGGCATACACGTAGTAACATCAAACTATTCAGGAACTACAGTAGAATTTACAGAAGGCAACATTAAAATCAATGGAACAATGGCAAAAGTAATCGATGTCCCTGGCGTCTACACTCTGGAACCTACGACAAAGGCTGAAGAAGTCGCACTAAAAATCCTTGAAGACACAATTAGAGATTTTAAGGATAAATTCATAGTAATTAATGTTGTTGATGCAACGAACCTTGAAAGAAACCTCAATCTAACACTCCAGCTAATAAATAAAGATGTCCCAATGGTCGTGGCTTTAAATTTCTGGGACGAGACGAAACATAAGGGTATCGAAATAGATGTAAAAAAACTTGAAGAAAAAATAAGTATACCCATAATACCAACATGCGCAATTTCTGGAGAAGGGATAAAGAGACTGGTTGATAAATTAAAAGAGGCAAAGGTAAGTAACATAAAGGTAAAAGAGGAAAATAAATGGGAAATAATAGGTAGAATCATAAATGATGTGCAAAAATTATATCACCATCATCACACATTTTTAGAAAGATTTTCTGAGATAACTATAAGACCGGCAACAGGAATACCATTCGCTATATTAACGTTAGCTGTTACTTTCGGGCTAATAAGATTCATAGGTGAAGGTCTTATCAGGCTTATATTTGATCCTCTTTTTGAAAATATATGGGCACCCATCATTATGAAACTATCAGGACTCATAGGATCATCTGGATTTATCCATGATATTCTAATAGGGCAGCTAATAGATGGTAATATAGATTTTTCCGAATCCTTTGGTCTATTAACAACAGGATTATACGTACCTATTGCAGCTGTTTTACCATATGTATTTGCCTTTTACCTTGCACTATCACTACTTGAAGACTCGGGTTACCTACCTCGCCTCGCTGTACTTGTTGACAGAGGTATGCACAGGGTAGGTCTACATGGATACGGAATAATCCCAACGATTTTAGGATTCGGATGTAATGTACCTGGTGCTTTATCCACAAGAGTACTACAAAGCAAAAGGGAAAGATTCCTTGCCGCAACACTAATGGCTATAGCCGTCCCATGTGCTGCACAGACCGCAATGATAATTGGACTGGTTGGAAAATACGGAATTGTGGGAATAGGAGGTGTATTCCTCACACTCTTTTTAGTGTGGCTTTCACTTGGGACTATTTTAAAGAGACTACTTAAAGGTCCTGCTCCAGAACTCTTTATAGAAATCCCACCATACAGATTGCCCTATTTTAAAGCCACATTAAAAAAGGTTTGGATGAGAATCCTGTATTTTATTAAGGAAGCACTCCCATGGGTTCTATTTGGAGTATTTATTGCAAACCTCCTCTACATTTCAGGAATAGTTAACTTCCTTGGGAAAATTGTAAGACCCGTTATTACAGGAATGTTTGGCCTGCCTAAAGAAACTGTAACTGCATTGATAGTAGGTTTTTTAAGAAAAGATGTCGCCGTTGGAATGCTGCTTCCTCTAAATCTAAACCTGAAACAGTCAATAATAGCAAGCGTCATACTTACAATGTATTTTCCATGCGTTGCAACGTTTACAGTACTACTAAAAGAATTTGGTATAAAGGGAATGATTAAAGCCACATTAATAATGATAGTGTCAACGTTTATTACTGGATCTCTATTGCACCTTATACTGTAG
- a CDS encoding arsenic efflux protein, giving the protein MLKILYDSILITIFVFSMMLIIEFLNIQTKGNWGKILGRRRNRQYIIGALLGAIPGCLGSFTAVSLYAHNIISIGALITTMIATMGDETFILLALSPQKGLVIILILFLVSLPSGFLVDLLLKEKQKKFFKCDCMEIHEDKFEYFSLRLVLPQLKSINFERFLLMVLNIFSLLLVAFGFIGPEEWNWVRITIIIVIGIATLISVLASDHFLKEHIWEHILKKHIPRLFLWTLGALIFVELIVHRLNIQEWIQSNKYIVLLIASLVGLVPESGPHIIFVTLYIQGNIPFSVLLASSIVQDGHGMLPVLAHSRRVFLGVKLVNFAIGLSFGFLLMLLGL; this is encoded by the coding sequence ATGTTAAAAATTCTGTACGATTCAATTCTTATTACCATTTTTGTATTCTCAATGATGCTAATTATCGAATTTTTGAACATTCAGACCAAGGGCAACTGGGGTAAGATACTTGGTAGGAGAAGGAATAGACAGTATATAATCGGTGCCTTACTGGGTGCTATCCCAGGATGTTTGGGTTCATTTACAGCCGTTTCTCTTTACGCTCATAATATTATCTCAATTGGTGCGCTTATTACTACAATGATTGCAACGATGGGTGATGAAACGTTTATTTTACTTGCATTATCGCCGCAAAAAGGACTTGTTATTATCCTAATCCTTTTTTTGGTAAGTTTACCTTCAGGTTTTTTAGTTGATTTATTACTTAAAGAAAAACAAAAGAAGTTTTTTAAATGCGATTGTATGGAAATACATGAGGATAAGTTTGAATATTTTTCTTTAAGGCTCGTATTACCTCAGCTAAAGAGTATAAACTTTGAAAGATTTCTCTTAATGGTTTTAAATATATTTTCACTTCTGCTGGTTGCTTTTGGATTTATAGGACCTGAAGAATGGAATTGGGTGAGAATTACGATTATTATTGTTATCGGAATTGCTACGTTAATCAGCGTACTTGCATCGGATCACTTTTTAAAAGAGCATATTTGGGAACATATACTTAAAAAGCACATACCAAGACTTTTCCTTTGGACACTTGGGGCTCTGATATTTGTTGAGCTGATTGTTCACAGACTTAATATACAGGAATGGATACAGTCAAATAAATATATTGTTCTTTTGATCGCAAGTCTAGTAGGTTTAGTTCCTGAATCCGGTCCACATATTATTTTTGTTACACTATATATTCAAGGAAATATTCCTTTTAGCGTTTTGCTTGCAAGTTCTATTGTTCAGGATGGTCATGGGATGTTGCCAGTACTGGCTCATTCAAGGAGAGTGTTTCTTGGTGTTAAATTGGTAAATTTTGCTATCGGGTTATCATTTGGTTTTCTATTGATGTTATTGGGATTATAA
- a CDS encoding purine-nucleoside phosphorylase, producing the protein MCINFQKLIKGERYSQTINYIKSRINTLPKISIILGSGLGIIENQINEKISVDMKDIPYYPVPTVSGHHGKIVFGKMGNKNVMAIFGRSHYYEGIGLEKVVLPILLLYKLDIKKVIITNAAGAVNPNFRIGDLVLLNGYINFTQLNIFKNNWEKSIQNPFSLSLNNKIVQSNLPVKPKTGTYCWTTGPSYESPAEVKFIRYLGGDLVGMSTIPEAFMAKRLGLDVIGISFVSNLAVGLAEKPLSHKEVKKSVLSNKENFSIFIYKVVTEIL; encoded by the coding sequence ATGTGTATTAATTTCCAAAAATTAATAAAAGGAGAGAGGTATTCCCAAACAATAAACTATATAAAGAGTAGAATTAATACTTTACCAAAAATATCTATTATACTCGGATCAGGGCTTGGGATAATCGAAAATCAGATAAATGAAAAAATCTCGGTTGATATGAAAGATATTCCATACTATCCTGTTCCAACTGTAAGCGGGCACCATGGAAAAATAGTGTTTGGCAAAATGGGGAATAAGAATGTGATGGCGATATTTGGAAGGTCTCACTATTATGAAGGAATTGGACTTGAAAAGGTAGTATTGCCAATTTTACTTCTGTATAAATTAGATATAAAAAAGGTGATAATAACCAATGCGGCAGGAGCTGTGAATCCGAATTTTAGGATTGGTGACTTAGTTTTACTAAATGGATACATAAATTTCACTCAGCTGAATATCTTTAAAAATAACTGGGAAAAATCAATACAAAATCCTTTTTCATTATCGCTTAACAATAAAATTGTACAATCTAATCTGCCTGTGAAACCCAAAACAGGAACATATTGCTGGACAACTGGCCCAAGTTATGAATCTCCTGCTGAAGTAAAATTTATAAGATATCTCGGTGGTGACCTCGTTGGTATGTCAACCATCCCTGAAGCATTTATGGCAAAAAGACTCGGATTGGATGTTATAGGAATTAGCTTTGTCTCAAACCTTGCCGTAGGTCTTGCTGAAAAACCGTTATCTCATAAAGAGGTAAAAAAGTCTGTATTATCTAATAAAGAGAACTTTAGCATCTTTATATACAAAGTTGTAACAGAAATACTTTAA